TCGCGGCGACCTACACCGCCGACCGCAAGCATCAGAACGCCGGAAGCCTGACCCGCAGCGCCGTCGGAGGACAGTCGAGCACGTTCAACTTCTACAGCACCGGAGTCGGGCTCTCGCAGGTGCTGTTCGACTTCGGACAGAACCTGGCCCTCATCCACCGCTCGCAGTCGCTCGCGACGGCGGCCGACGCCGATGCCCAGACGCAGCGCGACACCGTCGTGTTCGACGTCGAGCAGGCGTACTTCGGGCTCCTCGCCGCCTACCGGCTGCGCGACGTGGCCGACAAGACGGTGAAGCAGAACCAGCAGCACCTGGAGCTGGCGCAGGGCCGGTTCGACGTCGGGCTCGCGCCCAAGTTCGACGTCACCTCTGCGCAGGTGCAGCTCGCCAACGCCGAGCTGGCGCAGGTGACGGCGCGCAACAACGTCGCGCTCGGGCGCGAGACGCTTCGCAACGTCCTCGGTCTCTCGGGCCCGCTCGACTTCGACATCGTCGACACTCTCGATCAACCGGCCGCGCCGATCGACGAGGAGACGGCCCTCGACGAGGCGTACGAGAACCGTCCCGAGCTGCGCAGCATCCGCGCGCAGGAGGAGGCGGCGAAGCAGCAGATCGCGGCGCTGCAGAAGGACTACCTGCCGAAGGTCACGGGCGGCGCGACGTACGGTTGGTCCGGCGGGAACTACCCCCTCACGAACAACTGGGACATCGGCGCCGCAGTCGCCCTCTCGGTCTTCAACGGCGGGCTCACGACGGCGCAGGTCGGCGAGGCGAAGGCCAACCTCCAGACCCTGCAGTTCAACGCAGAGTCGCTGCAGCAGAACGTCACGCTCGAGGTCCGCCAGTCGATGCTCAACGTCCGCCAGGCGGCCGAGAGCATCAAGGTGGCCGACAAGGGCCTCCAGCAGGCGCGGGAGAACCTGGAGCTGGCAGAGGGTCGCTACGCGACCGGCGTCGGGGCGATCATCGAGCTGACCGACGCGCAGACGTCGCTCGTGGGCGCGGAGGCGAGCCGGGTCCAGGCGCTCGCCAACTACCGCGTGGCGGTGGCCGCATTCGACCGCGCGACCGCGCGGCAGAAGACCTCATGAGCACGCCGAAGCCGCGCGTCGTCGACGTTCCCCCACCGGGCGATCCGACGCCGGGCGTCGGCCCGCGCTTCGTGCCCTCTCGCCGGCGCCGCCGCCTCGTCCTCGGCGCAATCCTGCTCGTCGCCGCGTTCCTGGCGCACCGGCTGTGGAGCGCCGGACAAGCGGGCGAGTCCGACGGCTACGTCACCGCGACCGTCGATCGCGGCCCGATCGACCAGACGGTCTCGGCGACGGGCACGGTCAATCCGGTGAAGACCGTCCAGGTGGGGACGTACGTCTCCGGCCCGATCATCGCGATCGACGTCGACTTCAACTCGCCCGTGACGAAGGGGCAGCGCGTCGCCAAGATCGATCCGGCCTCCTTCGCCGTGAAGGTGCGCCAGTCCGAGGCGAACGTCGCGAACGCCGTCGCCAAGGTGCAGAAGGACCGTGCCGACCTGGCGTTGAAGAAGCTGCTCCTCGATCGCAATCGCACGCTCCTGGCGCGCGAGCTGATCGCCCAGAACGACCTCGACACCTCGCAGAGCAACTACGACCAGGCGCTCGCCCAGCTCGCGCTCGACGAGGCCGCCGTGAAGCAGGCGCAGGCGAGCCTCGAAGAAGCCCAGGTGAACCTCGGCTACACCGAGATCCTCTCGCCGGTCGACGGCGTCGTCGTCTCGCGCAACGTCGACGTCGGACAGACCGTGGCCGCGAGCTTCCAGACGCCGACGCTGTTCCTCATCGCCGAGGACCTGACCAAGATGCAGGTCGACACGAACGTGAGCGAGTCGGACGTCGGGCGCACGCAGGTCGGCCAGCCGGCGACGTTCACCGTCGACGCGTACCCGGGCATTCCGTTCCACGGCGTGGTCTCGCAGGTCCGGAACGCACCGATCACCGTGCAGAACGTCGTCACCTACGACGTCGTGCTCGCGGTCGACAACGCGGGCATGGAGCTGAAGCCGGGCATGACCGCCAACGTCTCGATCACGACGGCCCATCGCGACGACGTCCTGCGCGTCCCGACGCGGGCGTTCCGCTTCCGCACCGAGCAGGGCGGCGCACCCGAGCGCAGCAAGCAGGGCAAGACGACCGTCCAGGTCGTCGGCCCGGGCGAGACCCTGCGCCCGGTCGAGATCAAGGCGGGAATCCGCGACGCCCAGTTCGCCGAGGTCCTGGGCGGCGACCTCCACGAGGGCGACGTGGTGGCGATCGGCGTGCGGCGCGAGGAGTCCGCCGCCGCGCCGCCCGCGCAGCCGCCGGGCTTCGCCGGTGCGCGGCGCCGGTTCTAGCCGGTCGCCGGTCATGGCCCCCCTGCTCGAGCTCCGCGACGTCTGGAAGTGCTACCGGCTGGGCGACGTCGAGGTGCAGGCGCTCCGCGGCGTGTCGACCGACGTCGCGGCGGGCGAGTTCGTCGCCATCATGGGCGCGTCGGGCTCCGGCAAGTCCACGTTCATGAACATCGTCGGCTGCCTCGATCAGCCGACCCGTGGCACCTACCGCCTGGGTGGCGCGCGCGTGTCCTCGCTCTCCTCGGACGAGCGCGCCACCATCCGCAACCGCCAGATCGGGTTCGTCTTCCAGAGCTTCAACCTCCTGCCGCGCACGACCGCCCTCGAGAACGTGGAGCTGCCGCTCGTGTACGCCGGCGTACCGTTCGCCGAGCAACACGAGCGGGCCCGTGCCGTGCTCGCGGCAGTGGGTCTCGCGGGACGCGAGCACCACCATCCGAGCCAGCTCTCGGGCGGGCAGCAGCAGCGCGCCGCGATCGCGCGCGCGCTCGTGAACAATCCGACGCTTCTGCTGGCCGACGAGCCGACGGGCAACCTCGACAGCGAGGCGAGCCGCGAGATCATGGAGCTGTTCACCATGCTCCACCGCGACCAGGGCATCACGATCGTGCTCGTGACGCACGAGCCGGACGTGGCCGAGTACGCCGAGCGGCGGCTCACCTTTCGTGACGGCCGCCTCGTCGCGGACACGCGCCGCGAGCAGCGCATGCGCCGGCTCGCCGACGAGGGGGGCGAGGCATGAACGTCCTCTGGATGACGCTCGCGACGGCGCTGCGCGCGCTGCGGCGCAACAAGCTCCGCTCGGCGCTCACCATGCTCGGCATCATCATCGGCGTCGGCGCCGTGATCACGATGGTCAGCATCGGCCGTGGGGCCGACGCGGCCGTTCAGCAGCAGATCCAGAGTCTCGGCAACAACCTGCTCATGGTCGTGCCCGGCGCCACGACCGCCGGCGGCGTGCGCTCGGGGTACGGCGGGGCCTCCACGCTCACCGTCGCCGACGCGACCGCGATCGCGCGGGAGTGTCCCGCCGTCGCGGAGGTCTCGTACATCAAGCGCCAGATCGTGCAGGTCGTCTACGGCAACGAGAACTGGTCGACGTCGGCGCAGGGCGCGACGCCCGCCTACCAGTACGTGCGCGACTGGCCGGTGGCCGTCGGTCGCTTCTTCGACGAGCGCGACGAAGCCGGCGCCAACCCGGTCGCCCTCCTGGGGCAGACGGTCGTCGACAACCTCTTCGGGGCGGGCGAGGACCCGGTGGGCGCCACGATCCGCGTGAAGGGCGTGCCGTTCGAGGTGATCGGGGTGCTCGCGCGCAAAGGGCAGACGAGCTGGGGGCAGGACCAGGACGACGTGGTGCTGATGCCGTTCGCCACCGCCGAGCGGCGCGTCCTCGGAACGCAGATCCTGGGGACCGTCGACATGGTCTTCGTCTCGACCCTGACCGCTGCCGAGGCCCCGGCGGCCGTGAAGCAGATCACCGCGCTGCTCCACGACCGCCATCGCATCCAGCCGAAGCAGGACGACGACTTCACCGTCCGCAACCTCAGCGAGGTCGCCGAGGCGTCCCGGATGGCGAGTCAGGTGATGACGAACCTGCTGCTCAGCGTCGCGTCGATCTCGCTGCTGGTGGGCGGGATCGGGATCATGAACATCATGCTGGTGTCGGTGACCGAGCGCACGCGCGAGATCGGGATCCGCATGGCGGTCGGCGCCAAGACGTGGCACATCCTGGTGCAGTTCCTGGTCGAGGCGATCGTCGTCAGCACGTTCGGCGGCGCGGCGGGCGTGCTCGCCGGGCTCGGCGGAACGAGTCTCGTCGCGCGCCTGGCGGAATGGCCGACGCTCCTCTCGGGTCCCGCCATCGCGATCGCGTTCTCGTTCTCGGCCGCCGTCGGGATCGTGTTCGGGTTCTACCCCGCCCACCGCGCCTCGCGGCTCGATCCGATCACGGCGCTGCGGGCGGAATGAGCTGAAGGACGATCTCGCGCAGCAGCGCCTTGTGCACCTGCTGCGAGGCGGCCGTGCGGGGCAGCTCGGGCAGGAAGAAGACGTGGCGCGGCTTCTTGAAGCCGGCGAGATGCTGCCGCACGTGCGCCACGACGTCGTCCGCCGTGAGCGTCGCCGCGTCGCGCAGCACGATCGCGGCCACGACGGCTTCGCCCCAGTGCGGATCGGGAATGCCCACGACGCTCGCCTCGCGGACGGCGGCGTGGGCGAGCAGCACGCGCTCGATCTCGGCCGGGAAGATGCTTTCGCCGCCGCTGCGGATCACCTCCTTGCGCCGGCCGACGACCGACAGGAACCCCTCCGCGTCGAACACGCCGAGATCGCCGGTGTGCACCCAGCCGTCGCGGATCGTGCGCGCCGTCTCCTCCGCGTTCCGCCAGTAGCCGCGCATCGTGAACTCGCTGCGCACCGCGATCTCGCCGACCTCGCCCTGCCCGACCGTCTCGCCCCGCTCGCCGACCAGCCGCACGTCGACGTCGAGGTACGGGCGACCGACGGTCTCGGGCTTTCGCTGCGTGTCGCACGGTCGGAGCACGCTCACCGGCCCGGCTTCGGTCGACCCGTAGAGGATCGCCATGTCGGAGCACCCGAAACGCTCGCGGATCCGGTGGACCTGGGCCGCGGTCATCGCGGCCGTGCCGCCGCCGAGCAGCCGCAGCGAGCGGAGGTCGAAGCGATCGAAGTCGGGGACGGCGAGGAGCGATCCCCACACCGTCGGGACCGCATAGAGATAGGTCACGCGCTCGCGCTCGATCGTCTCGAGCAGGAGGCGCGGTTCGGCCCTCGGCATGAGGACGATGGTCGCGCCCGTGTGCCAGAAGCCGAGCGGCAGGCTCCAGCCGCCCATGTGGAACATGGGGAACATGCAGAGGCCCACGTCGTCTTCGCGCATCCCGAGCTGGAGATGCGAGGTGGTCACCTGGAGGAAGTAGCTGCGATGCGAGAGCAGCGTGCCCTTCGGCGATCCGGTCGTGCCGCTCGTGTAGAGCATCACGTGTGGGTCGTGCTCGTCGATCGCGACGGCGACGTCGTCGGCCGGCTCGGCGGCGGCGAGCGCGGCGAGCGGCGCCGCGTCCGCGAGCTCCGCCCCGCCGGCGATGGACACGACGCGACGAACGAGCGGGAGACGGCCCGCCGTGCGCAGCCCTCCCACCAGGGCCGCGAACTCCGGCGCCACGAAGAACGTCTCCGCCTCGGCATGGTGCACCACGGTCGCGACCTCGTCGGCGGTGAAGCGCGCGTTCACGGGAACGACGATCGCGCCGAGCTTCAGGACCGCGAAGTAGACGACGGGATATTCGACCCGGTTGGTCGCCATGACGGCGACGCGATCGCCACGCCGGACGCCCAGCCGCGCGAGCGCGCGCGCGAGCTGGTTCGAGCGCGCGTGGAAGGCGCCGTACGTCACGCGGTCGGCGCCGATGATGTAGGCCGTCTTGTCGCCACGGACGGCGGCGTGACGTCGCAGGATGTCGCCCAGCAGCAGCACTACTTGAGCTCGATCAGGATCTCACGGTAGCGGCGCCGTCCGACGTTGATGGCCGTCTCGATGCCGCCGCGCGTGATGTATCGCGTCTTCCCGGGCTCGACCGTCCCCTCGATGTAGTCGCGGTACGCGCCGCCGGTGTCGGCCTCGGGCTGGGCGGCGATGCGATCGCCCTCGATCTGCACGAGGACGTAGTCGACGTCGTGTCGATGCGTGTCCGAGCGCGCGCCCGGTGCGAGGTCGAGCTCCCAGATGCGCACGCGGTCGTTCTCCAGGAGAAGCCGCGTGGCCACGTTCCCCAAGGTGCGTCCGGATTCGCTCATCTGGCTCTCCTCTAGTAGCCCGCCGCGCGGTCGACGACGCCCGTCAGCGGGGCGCCGGTGCGGTACCGACGCAGATTGTCGACGAAGGGTTCGATCAGCAGCTCGGCCGCCTCCGGCATGTTCCACGACACGTGGGGGGAGAGGCGCACGCGCGGGTGCGTGTACATCCAGTGGCCCTCGGGCAGCGGTTCGGGCAGGACGGCGTCGAGCGACGCCATCGCGACGGTGCCGTCCTCGAGGGCCGCTCGCAGCGCATCCTGGTCGACGATCGCGCCGCGCGCCACGTTCACGAGGTGAACGCCGCGCTTCATCGCGGCGAACACGTCCCGATCGAGCGCGCGGCGTGTCGCGGCCGTCGCCGGGGCCGCGACGACGACGTGATCCGCGCCCGAGACCAGCTCGGCGATCGTGCCGACGATTTCGACGCCCGGGAGCGGCGCGGGCGCCGCGCTCCGGCGGCAGGCGCGGACCCGCATGCCGAACGGCAGCGCGCGCTCGGCGACGGCGGTGCCGATGCCGCCGAGACCCACGAGGCCGAGCGTCTTCCCGTTGAGCGTGCCGAGCCGCTGCCGGCTCCAGCCGCCCTCGGGCACGGCGTGGATCCACGCGTCGGGAAGCCGCTTCTCGAAGGCGAGCATCACCGCCAGCACCCATTCCGCGATCGGGATCGCGCTCCCGCCGCGCGAGCAGGTGAGCGTCTGATCGGCCAGGAGCTCCATCGGGAACGCATCGACGCCGGTGCCGAGCGCGTGCACCCAGCGCACGCCGCGCGCGAGCACCTGGGCGAGGTTCGGGGCGCCCCACGCCATCGTCAGCAGGACCTCGCCGGCGACCGCCGGCGGCAGATCGCCCTCGGACGGGATCGACACCACCTCCACGTCGGGGACGGCTTCGGCGATGCGTCGTGCCAGCGTGTCGCGGACCTGCACCAGCACCCTCGGCGCGACGCGTGTCATCGCGCGGCGACCGACGGCGCCGCAGGCGGCGCGACGTGCAGGTGGGTTTCCAGATTGCGCGCCGCGCGCTCGAGCAGGCGCGCGATCGTGCGTCCGGCGAGCGGCGCGCCGAGACGCGCGATGAGACGGGGCTCCATCGCCACCGTCCAGCGAACGCGCGTGCCCCCGTCCGCAGCGTCGGCGAGCTCGAACGACTCGACCTGGGCCTTCGCCAGTGGAACCGAGGCGCGGAGCACCGTCCACGCCCATCGCGTGCCCTCGTCCCAGGCGATCATCTCCTCCACCCAGCGCGTACCGGAGACGAGGGCCTCCCGGATCGTCCCGACGCCATAAGGCGGCGGGCTCGTGTACGACGCCGCGCGCACGCCAGGAAACCACGCGGGCCACCCGCGCGGCTCCGTGAAGGCACCGAAGACGGACGCGCGGGGCGCCGCGAGCGAGGCCTCGGCCACGTGCACGATCGGCGCGCGGGCGACGAATCCCAGGTCCTCTCTGCGCATCTCGAACCACATCGTCGGGGGCCTCCTTCGGGCCTCGGGGGGTCTTGCACCGAGCGTACAGTGTACGCTACTAAGTACGCACCCCGATGGTCAAGAGCACCACGCGACGAGCTGGCCGGCGGGCGGGACGGGGGCGGGCACGCTCCGCCGCCGACGCGCCCCTCACCCGCGAACGCATCGTCGAGGTCGGCCTCCGCCTCCTCGCCGAGCGCGGCGTCGAGGGGCTCAACATGCGCGCGCTCGCCGACGCGCTCGGGACGGCGCCGATGTCGCTCTACCGCCACGTGCGCAGCAAGGACGACCTCGTGACCGCGATCGTGGCCCAGGTGCTCGATCGGCTCGAGCTCGAGATCCCCGAGCGCGGCCCGTGGACCGTCCGGGCCGCCGCGTGGATGCATTCGCTCCGCAATCACCTCGTCGCTTCGCCCGCCGCGGTCTCGATCCTGCTGCATCACGGGCACTACGCGCCGGCGCTCCTGCGCGCGACCAACACCCTGCTCCAGATCCTGCGCGACGCCGGCTTCGACGGGCCCGACGCCGTGCGCGCTTCGCGCGAGATCATGTGGAGCACGCTCGGCTTCGTCTCGTCGGAGGTTCGCGGCCCGTCCTTCTCGCCGTCGTTCTACGCCCAGGCCGTGCGCACCGGCGGCGCGGCCGAGGGGCTCCGGTCGGAGGACGTCGCCGAGATCGCGGCGCACATGCCCTACATGCTGACACGGGACCTGGACGACGTGTTCGGCGCCATCGTGCGCCATCTGCTCGCCGGCCTCGCCGCCGAGCTGCGCGAGCGTGGCGTGCGCGACCGCGGCGCCGTGGCCCGCGGCGCGGGAACGCGTTGATGGAGCGGGAGATCGTCTTCACCGGCATCGGCGGCCAGGGCATCCAGCTCATGGCCAAGGTGCTGGCGCAGGCGGCTGCCGACGAGGGCCGGCACGCCATGCTGTTCGGCGTCTATCACGGCGCGATGCGCGGCAGCCCGAGCGATTCGACGCTCGTAATCGGCGACGCGCCGATCGAGGCGCCGCCGATCGTGCCCGCGTGCTGGAGCGTCGTCGCCATGCACCCGCGGTCCCTCGAGCCGCTGCTCGGAAAGCTCCGGCCCGACGGACTCCTGTTCACGAACGAGACGCTCGTGCCGCCGCCGCCGCACGACGGCGCGAGGCTGGTGCCCATCCCCGCGACCCGGCTCGCCGAGGAGGCCGGCAGCCCCATGGGCGCCGGCATGATCATGCTCGGCGGATTCGTCGCCCACACCACGATCGTCGCCATGGACCGCGTCGTCGCCGCCATGCGCGCGGCGCTTCCGGCGCATCGCGCGCGCATGGCCGACGCGAACGCGGCGTTGCTCGCGCGCGGCGCCGACTGGGCGCGCGGCCCCGGCGCCGTCGCGGGAGGCGTTTGAATGCAGGCGACGGTCACGATCGATCGCGAGCTCTGCAAGGGCTGTCTCCTCTGCATCCCCGTGTGTCCGCCGAAGGTGCTCGTCATGTCCGAGGCGGTGAACCGCAAGGGATATCGCCATCCGATGCTCCTCGAGGGGTGCACCGGCTGCGAGCTGTGCGCGAAGGTGTGCCCCGACTTCTGCTTCGAAGTCTTCCGCGCGCCGCAGGAAGCGAGCGCGTCGTGAGCGCGCCGGCGACGGATCGCGCGCTCATGGAGGGCTCGGCGGCGCTCGCCGAGGCGGCCGTGCGCGCGGGATGCCGGTTCTACGCGGGCTACCCGATCACGCCGTCGACCGAGATCCTCGAGTACATGTCGGTTCGCCTGCCGCAGGTGGGCGGCACGTGCATGAACGCCGAGAGCGAGATCGAGGCGATCGGCATGGTGTGGGGTGCCGCCGGCTGCGGCGTGCGCGCGATGACCGCGTCGACCGGCCAGGGGATCAGCCTCATGCAGGAGAGCTTCGCCGAGCTGGCGAACGCACAGATTCCCGTCGTCGCGGTCAACATGTGCCGCGGCCAGGGTGACTACTTCCAGGCGACGCGGGGCGGCGGCCACGGCGACTACCGGTTCATCGTGCTCGCGCCGGCGTCGGCGCAGGAAGCCGTCGACCTCGTCCAGACGGCGTTCCACGTCGCGGACAAGTGGCGGAACCCCGTCATGATCATGGGCGACTTCCTCCTGTCGCACACCTCCGAGATCGTGGATCTCGGTCCGGCGTCGTTCCCCGAGCTGCCGCCGAAGGCGTGGGCGATCACGGGCGCGAAAGGACGGCGCGGCATTACCCTCTCGCCGCTCGGCGCACCCGAGAAGCTCGCGACCGACCACGGCGCGGCCCTGGCGGCGGTGCCCGCCAAGCACGCCGCCATCAAGGCCGAGGAGGTGCGCGTGGAGGCGGACGATCTCGACGACGCGGAGCTCGTGGTCGTGGCGTTCGGGTTTCCCGGACGGTTCGCGAAGTACGCGGTCCGGCTGGCGCGCG
The DNA window shown above is from Candidatus Eisenbacteria bacterium and carries:
- a CDS encoding long-chain-fatty-acid--CoA ligase; translation: MLLLGDILRRHAAVRGDKTAYIIGADRVTYGAFHARSNQLARALARLGVRRGDRVAVMATNRVEYPVVYFAVLKLGAIVVPVNARFTADEVATVVHHAEAETFFVAPEFAALVGGLRTAGRLPLVRRVVSIAGGAELADAAPLAALAAAEPADDVAVAIDEHDPHVMLYTSGTTGSPKGTLLSHRSYFLQVTTSHLQLGMREDDVGLCMFPMFHMGGWSLPLGFWHTGATIVLMPRAEPRLLLETIERERVTYLYAVPTVWGSLLAVPDFDRFDLRSLRLLGGGTAAMTAAQVHRIRERFGCSDMAILYGSTEAGPVSVLRPCDTQRKPETVGRPYLDVDVRLVGERGETVGQGEVGEIAVRSEFTMRGYWRNAEETARTIRDGWVHTGDLGVFDAEGFLSVVGRRKEVIRSGGESIFPAEIERVLLAHAAVREASVVGIPDPHWGEAVVAAIVLRDAATLTADDVVAHVRQHLAGFKKPRHVFFLPELPRTAASQQVHKALLREIVLQLIPPAAP
- a CDS encoding 3-methyl-2-oxobutanoate dehydrogenase subunit beta; amino-acid sequence: MSAPATDRALMEGSAALAEAAVRAGCRFYAGYPITPSTEILEYMSVRLPQVGGTCMNAESEIEAIGMVWGAAGCGVRAMTASTGQGISLMQESFAELANAQIPVVAVNMCRGQGDYFQATRGGGHGDYRFIVLAPASAQEAVDLVQTAFHVADKWRNPVMIMGDFLLSHTSEIVDLGPASFPELPPKAWAITGAKGRRGITLSPLGAPEKLATDHGAALAAVPAKHAAIKAEEVRVEADDLDDAELVVVAFGFPGRFAKYAVRLARERGLRVGWVRPISLWPFPSEVVARAAERARAVAVFELNAGQMIEDVELAVRGRAPVHAIGGISHDHSGFGVGPLLSVEHILRQIEAVYPGEARS
- a CDS encoding ferredoxin family protein, producing the protein MQATVTIDRELCKGCLLCIPVCPPKVLVMSEAVNRKGYRHPMLLEGCTGCELCAKVCPDFCFEVFRAPQEASAS
- a CDS encoding ABC transporter ATP-binding protein, with protein sequence MAPLLELRDVWKCYRLGDVEVQALRGVSTDVAAGEFVAIMGASGSGKSTFMNIVGCLDQPTRGTYRLGGARVSSLSSDERATIRNRQIGFVFQSFNLLPRTTALENVELPLVYAGVPFAEQHERARAVLAAVGLAGREHHHPSQLSGGQQQRAAIARALVNNPTLLLADEPTGNLDSEASREIMELFTMLHRDQGITIVLVTHEPDVAEYAERRLTFRDGRLVADTRREQRMRRLADEGGEA
- a CDS encoding NAD(P)-dependent oxidoreductase, coding for MTRVAPRVLVQVRDTLARRIAEAVPDVEVVSIPSEGDLPPAVAGEVLLTMAWGAPNLAQVLARGVRWVHALGTGVDAFPMELLADQTLTCSRGGSAIPIAEWVLAVMLAFEKRLPDAWIHAVPEGGWSRQRLGTLNGKTLGLVGLGGIGTAVAERALPFGMRVRACRRSAAPAPLPGVEIVGTIAELVSGADHVVVAAPATAATRRALDRDVFAAMKRGVHLVNVARGAIVDQDALRAALEDGTVAMASLDAVLPEPLPEGHWMYTHPRVRLSPHVSWNMPEAAELLIEPFVDNLRRYRTGAPLTGVVDRAAGY
- a CDS encoding SRPBCC family protein, translated to MRREDLGFVARAPIVHVAEASLAAPRASVFGAFTEPRGWPAWFPGVRAASYTSPPPYGVGTIREALVSGTRWVEEMIAWDEGTRWAWTVLRASVPLAKAQVESFELADAADGGTRVRWTVAMEPRLIARLGAPLAGRTIARLLERAARNLETHLHVAPPAAPSVAAR
- a CDS encoding 2-oxoacid:acceptor oxidoreductase family protein, whose translation is MEREIVFTGIGGQGIQLMAKVLAQAAADEGRHAMLFGVYHGAMRGSPSDSTLVIGDAPIEAPPIVPACWSVVAMHPRSLEPLLGKLRPDGLLFTNETLVPPPPHDGARLVPIPATRLAEEAGSPMGAGMIMLGGFVAHTTIVAMDRVVAAMRAALPAHRARMADANAALLARGADWARGPGAVAGGV
- a CDS encoding ABC transporter permease; the protein is MNVLWMTLATALRALRRNKLRSALTMLGIIIGVGAVITMVSIGRGADAAVQQQIQSLGNNLLMVVPGATTAGGVRSGYGGASTLTVADATAIARECPAVAEVSYIKRQIVQVVYGNENWSTSAQGATPAYQYVRDWPVAVGRFFDERDEAGANPVALLGQTVVDNLFGAGEDPVGATIRVKGVPFEVIGVLARKGQTSWGQDQDDVVLMPFATAERRVLGTQILGTVDMVFVSTLTAAEAPAAVKQITALLHDRHRIQPKQDDDFTVRNLSEVAEASRMASQVMTNLLLSVASISLLVGGIGIMNIMLVSVTERTREIGIRMAVGAKTWHILVQFLVEAIVVSTFGGAAGVLAGLGGTSLVARLAEWPTLLSGPAIAIAFSFSAAVGIVFGFYPAHRASRLDPITALRAE
- a CDS encoding TolC family protein yields the protein MPLRRATALIAVGLLLAGIGRAGAEEQKTLDECIQIALDQQPTLKAASSTVGAARERVWQSAAAYLPQVAATYTADRKHQNAGSLTRSAVGGQSSTFNFYSTGVGLSQVLFDFGQNLALIHRSQSLATAADADAQTQRDTVVFDVEQAYFGLLAAYRLRDVADKTVKQNQQHLELAQGRFDVGLAPKFDVTSAQVQLANAELAQVTARNNVALGRETLRNVLGLSGPLDFDIVDTLDQPAAPIDEETALDEAYENRPELRSIRAQEEAAKQQIAALQKDYLPKVTGGATYGWSGGNYPLTNNWDIGAAVALSVFNGGLTTAQVGEAKANLQTLQFNAESLQQNVTLEVRQSMLNVRQAAESIKVADKGLQQARENLELAEGRYATGVGAIIELTDAQTSLVGAEASRVQALANYRVAVAAFDRATARQKTS
- a CDS encoding efflux RND transporter periplasmic adaptor subunit; translated protein: MSTPKPRVVDVPPPGDPTPGVGPRFVPSRRRRRLVLGAILLVAAFLAHRLWSAGQAGESDGYVTATVDRGPIDQTVSATGTVNPVKTVQVGTYVSGPIIAIDVDFNSPVTKGQRVAKIDPASFAVKVRQSEANVANAVAKVQKDRADLALKKLLLDRNRTLLARELIAQNDLDTSQSNYDQALAQLALDEAAVKQAQASLEEAQVNLGYTEILSPVDGVVVSRNVDVGQTVAASFQTPTLFLIAEDLTKMQVDTNVSESDVGRTQVGQPATFTVDAYPGIPFHGVVSQVRNAPITVQNVVTYDVVLAVDNAGMELKPGMTANVSITTAHRDDVLRVPTRAFRFRTEQGGAPERSKQGKTTVQVVGPGETLRPVEIKAGIRDAQFAEVLGGDLHEGDVVAIGVRREESAAAPPAQPPGFAGARRRF
- a CDS encoding TetR family transcriptional regulator; translation: MVKSTTRRAGRRAGRGRARSAADAPLTRERIVEVGLRLLAERGVEGLNMRALADALGTAPMSLYRHVRSKDDLVTAIVAQVLDRLELEIPERGPWTVRAAAWMHSLRNHLVASPAAVSILLHHGHYAPALLRATNTLLQILRDAGFDGPDAVRASREIMWSTLGFVSSEVRGPSFSPSFYAQAVRTGGAAEGLRSEDVAEIAAHMPYMLTRDLDDVFGAIVRHLLAGLAAELRERGVRDRGAVARGAGTR